The genomic segment AATGGACATGGATAAAGGAGTGACCAATAGCAAGATAATCAGTAGGACTTAATAGGACTGTGTACAGGTCTGTAGTGTCAATGACAAGCAAATATAAttgtagaattaaaaaaaataaaaaaagtaccaaaATATTGCAATGTAAATTTGCAGttaaattgttaaaatgtaaaaatattttcaagtagaatttttattgtaaaacatcTATACTGATGAGCATTGTTATGATATTACAAGTAATCGTTAACAGTTCGACTTATGTTGTCCAGTGTAAATTCTATttctttagggggttatttatcaaagtctgaatttatctcaatattttctgctacaaacttcaatcaaatccgcttgggtttttttacgcttatttattaaatttttcctaaaatttgctttgcggtaaaaaaaatttttttcagaattttcacccgaaaacttcggggtgctgcacgaaacccagtgcacagcAAAAATActcgaacaggaggacggcactccggtaaaaaggcaggtttttattgcaagatGCTGCAGAAATACATGGCCTTGCACGTTTCGGGAACACTAAGGgagtgttcccgaaacgcgtgaGGCCATGTATTTCTGCAGCatcttgcaataaaaacctgcttttttccCGGAGTGtcgtcctcctgttcgtgtatcatatgttggcagtggggacgctgcggacagagcacccagAACACGGGAGCAGCCAAGGGGTGGTGAGTTTGgagcggtcctaattggtttttggaaaaaaccattgggacttctcccgttgacttatatgcaacctcgacaggtctgagatgccagattttcagattcagacttttccatcctcagggtttaataaagaCAAGGAAACAATTGGACTATTTAGTAGGAAGCTAATGCCTCTACAGGAGCGTCATTAGTATTCTGTGCTTATAGCCATGCATTTTAGAACTCCATTCACATTTTGGAAAGTATATTcagtgtttttatattatatgatAAATGTGATCAATATAGCAACAAGCATTACTGCACACTTATAGCAATGAATCTGAATAAACTGTATATATCGGTTTGTTTGTCGTACAGATTCCTATGGGCTAATACTACACAATTTTTATGACCGTGTAATGAGTAAAGAGAAGCCTATGAGCTGTATCACGTTCCCATTACATGTAACCTTTGGGCAGTAATAAGATATTCTGTTTGCTGAGTGGCCTGATTTCTGTGCAGTTTCCTGTCAGGTCCCTGATAAGCTATAAAGGCACTGTCCTGACAAACCCCTCTCACTCCAGAAGAATAAAGGGTAAGACGACTGCAGTAATGATCTTTaacctttattttataaatgtgtataaaattCATGAAATGAGTTGGCTTTGTTTTTTCCCTCCGTATATGCAGAACTAATTGAATAAGTATTTCTAACTAACATACGCACAGGGCAGGCATTTCCTGTCCAGCAAAAATACAGCATATGTTATATTCATCTCTAGCTTTGTATTCGCTTATGTTTTAATGTGTAATGACCAGCTGGCTTCTAATTGTAGAGAAATCCTGCAGTGATAATTCACTCCTGAGCCACTGGCCATCCACAAATGGCAGGGAGAAGAGCCTCTTAAAAAATCAGTAAGCTGCAATAGTGTTCAGGAGAGTAAATGTATTTAGTTCGCCTTTAATGCTTTAAAGTTAGCACAAGCTTGCTGTGTGAGCTGACCTCACATTTGTCTTAAAAGATTCACTTtgtctcttctttcctattagaGAAGTAGACAGTCTGGCAGGGGTTAAACTAGTCAGAAGAAGTGAtgcactattaaaggagaaggaaagctacggaggcattttattgccaatacattagctgcaatagtgcaagctagaatgctatatttattctgtagaatgttttaccatacctgagtaaatagctctagaaactctttgtttgtttaggataggagctgcagtattaacatggtgtgacatcacttcctgcctgagtctctccctgctctgggctcagattacagtagagaagggagggggtggggaagaggagcaaactgagcatgctcttgcccagggcaatgaggtttaagctgaaggcagaaagtctgatacagaagcccatgtgtacacaatagaaggtaagaaatgcagtgcttcttttgacaggggactcaggacaacattactttgggggtttactggtatatttagatggacctttctgttaaggcttaacctttccttctcctttaaaagaaacgGTATtccaagaaagtaaaaaatggcaCAGATGCAAAGGCTCCTGTTATAATGAAACCCCTGCTCCCTCTCTGATTTCTTGTCAGGCTTCTCTAGATAAACTAGAGTGCACTGAAGTATGCTACTTTTATAGAATTCTTATGGTCACAATAAAAACTGAAAGTCTCAGGCAGGGGAATGCAGACAAGAGAAACCTAACTTCTGTGGTTATAGATAGACATTCGCAAACTATTGGAAGTAATCGAAGTATGTGCCTCTTGTAAATATTGGCTGTTGTTTTCATATGAAGGTTACTTGCCTATAGAGTGGTGTCATGGGAGTGTCTGACAGACAGtgtctggggcagatttatcccaaaaaaaacacgaacgaggaaaaaaaaaatgcaggcaaaACTTGTGCAACCTTCTTTCttgaatgctagcttatttaagaaaacaaattGGCAAAATATTGCCATGCGCGTTTTTTCGTAGTATAAAGTCGCATTGCCAGTCTCGTTGTCTTGTTCATTTTCagtgaggctgaaaatctcaaatgttttaaaataaactggaaaaataaagttgtcagagaacattcccattgacttctatacaaccttgcccagcttttacttgccgagttTTTTCTGGCAAGTTTCCGTGgtttcattctttaataaatggcgaCTATTCGAGATTACGAAGAATGTTCTCGAGTATATTCGTACTTGTGTTTTTTCTagagtcatgggaaaaaaacgaaaactcgatttttgataaatcagcaagTAGATCGTTTATGGGGGAGAGTGGGAACTAAACGTTCTAGTAATGGAATTATTTATCATAAAGGTAGAAATATAGCTGATGATATTTATGTTTGAACTCTAGGTACAAGACAACTGTCAGTATGGCTCAACCACTTCCACCAAGGGAGGCTGGCAAGTTCATTGCAGAAAACAGCAAGGATGTGTTTGTAGAGGCCGCAGGTGTGAGATCACTTGCAGAGAAGCTATTTGAGAAGATTGGAAGGAATGAAATAACCCTGAAGGGCTGGAAATCCTTGCACGAGCTAAACCCACAGGATTCTGGGGAAGATGCTGTCAACTGGGTATTCTTTGCGGACACCTTAAACTTCTCATTCTGGTCAGAGAGTGAAGAAAAGAAATACATGGTCAAGTACAAGGGGAAAGAGTATAGTGGCTATTGGTCCATCTGTGCAGCAATGAACAGAACCTTGGATGAAGGTAAGTGACAGAGCTGAACTAGTGTtagtctatatatacatatatctttatCCGGTTTAAGTTATTCTAACCTTTTATTCTTAGGTATTCCCCTCACTACTGCCTCCTATTATTCAAGCATAACATTAGAGCAGCTGAAACACGTCCTTCGTTCTGACTCTGATACACCCATTCCAATGATAGAAGAACGTTTGGAGATTCTACATCAGACTGGGAAAATCCTTATGGAGAAGTTTGGAGGCTCTTACCTAAACTGCATCAGGATGAGCCAGAACAGTGCAGTGAAACTCATGCAGCTGGTGGTGGACAATTTCCCTTCTTACCAGGACGAGGGTAATTTTAAGGTAAACAAGCACCATATACAGTCCTGTAGTTGATCAGATATGGTTTGTTTGCTGTGATGCACTGCAGTCCAACTCATACTCAACTCATACCTAATGCTCAAGGGACAGGCCGTACAAAGAAGTCTTTGGATGACGCAAGACAATTATTTCTCATATCACATGTTCAAGGATATGAAatgataaaagataaaaaataagtcTTTGGAGCCCTTGAGCAGTCAGGAGAAAGGGGCATAAATTACTGAAGGGCCACATCCAGCTTTCAGGCTTCTTGTTGGACAGCCTTGCTGGGATGTACCATTGGCACATAGGACAGATATAATTCTCTTGTACTTTTAATAACCatgagcagcagcagcattttACAGCTTTGAGCTACTGGAGGTTAAAGCAGTCGTGTCTTGAATAGACCCTAGAACTGAATATAGTGACGGCCATTATTTAATGCCATGTATGGCACACTTATCATTGCAATATTggtgttattattattgattgtCTGTATGTTGTATATCCTGGCCTCCCATCTACATAATAATGTTTTATACATAACAGACACTGTGTTCTCACCGTCCAATTGCACATCAGTTTGGTACTTTTAACATTGGGATCTCTTGTCCTATTAGCTCTCCGTGTGGGAGCCAAGAGAAAGGCGCGCTATCTGATAAACAGGTTTGTGTTATTTAAAATACCTGCCGTATTTAATCTCTTTCAGGGTAAGACGGTGGCATTTTACAAGCGAGCCCAGATCCTGGTGGGAGACACATGGGGGGTGCTGGAAGGCAAAGATGATGGTTGTTTCCATGACATCCAGAATATAACTATGTTTGCAGACTACAGAATTCCCCAGGCATTAGCCCACTTTGGGGCAATGAAATATTCAGAAGAGTTGTTGAAAAAGCTTAAAGAAGGTTCGTACATTGTATcatcattttgtttcttttcaaaCTTATTAAGCTCTCTTGGACAGAGCCCTTGTTACATCAGTTCATCAGTTGTGTGTTTTGTATGTGAtgtgtatgttcagtgtatacactcatttattgtacagcactgcggaaCAACGTGTTgccactctataaatacatgttattaatgataataataatacaatatggccttctaggtaaaaaaaagacaatgtggCTTTTTAATGTACAGTTCCTTCACTTCATTAGCtatgattaaaatgtaaaaatgaaatctaTATGATCCTAACAGAATACAGATACAGAAGTGATACAAGGAGACTGGTGTTTGGTACTGAGGTCCTGTATAGTGTAGCCATATTTAAAACACCCCATAAAAGAGCAGGCATTGAGGCCATATACTTGGGCCCTCAGCCTCAACAGGGGCTTATTAGCCAgaaaataagtatattattatgtctTTTTGTACTTAGTCATGGATGTTGAAAGCTGAAAGTAGGACATTGCTGGCAGCTGTAGTTTCAGACACTGCACATACGGAAACTGCAGAGTCACTAATCAATTTATTGCACACCCTTACTTCTCAAAGCATAATCCTCAAAGTAATGGCCGACAAATATGTGCATAATGTAAAAGCAGTTTTGGACTGGTCTGCTGGAGAACCGGGATATTTCCCTGGTTGGCCATAAACTTAGCGTGGGCCCTTTTGGACCATAAAGTATTAACTCTAGTCTACTTTTTCCAGGTTCTGATGCTTGTCTTTCATTTATTCCCTGCAATGAGAAAGACAGGGAAGAGTTAGTTTAGGAGTCTACAATGGGTCAGGAAAATGTTATTGCCACAAATAAGCAGGAGAATAAAGGGCAGCTGTTAATTATTAGGATGCTCTTGGTCTCCcatttgcactttgcaaaaaaggtttttgggtTCTGTCTGGTGGGccggttctctggtgggcccttggtgtcccacaGCCTGATACTGTGTAAAAATCCCAGTTATGCAGAATAAGATCATTTTACAAGCAATGTATTAAAGAGtactaaaccctgaaaattaatagggctaaaaattccatattttatttattgaactgAATGAAGTCCtgaatgatccaggacttcaaacttgtcacaaggggtcaacatcttggaaagtgtctgtgacactcacatgctcagtggactctaaGCAGCTGTGgagaagctaaggttaggggttgttgcaaattatcaagtagaaaatgaggtttgtctgtaatagaagctgatgctaaatgctgattgttaaattctgatgctagttgcactggtttctgtgctgccatgtagtaattatctgtattaattactaatcagccttatattgtgacatttctattctatgtgtactatatattgtgagtgggtccctaagctcagtaagtgacagcagcacagagcatgtgaagtgaatcagcagaaaagaagatggggagctactggggcatctttggagacacggatcttcTCTGCTgaagtgctgtggttgccttgggctggtacagaagcacaatgTAGCAGTAAAAAAGCAAATTGGCCAGCGATACAGGTGTGTGGCACTGAAAGGGGGCAAACTACAGTCTCAGCCTTTGTTCTTTATTTCCCACTCAGGATGGCTTTTTAGGAATGGAGATGTGGAGGAAATGGAAATCCGAGGCTGTTCTATCTGGGCAGTGGAACTCATCTGTGAGCAACTACAGAAGATTTTTGAGAAGCATGGGAAGCCGATGAGTAACGAGATTAACCCAGTCCTAATTGACCACTTTCTGTGGGACTATGCCCGAGATTACAGAAACGAGATAAATGCCATTCCTTTTCACAGAGTGCGCTGTATCTACTATTAGTTATATCAGAGGGGGAAGCTGCAGTTAGAGAGGACTTTGTTTACACATAAGTGCCCTGGGTGTAAAAGGGGTAGTTaatttttgctattttatattataatgccCTATGCaaagcagctttttaattggtcgtcactttttatttcatttttttgttttttttgttttatcattcTCCTTCCTCTTTTCAAATTTCAgatagggatcactgaccctggGAAATAATTAAGTGCTCCATAAGGTTACCATTGTATTGTCTTTTCAAGCTCTCTCCTATTaatgttccagtctctcattcaaaccactgcctggttgctagggtaaactagACCCTAGCAACTTGAGATCTGTTGAAAttccaagctggagagctgctgaataagaagctaaataattcaaggctcgcaaaaaaaatcatactaaTAATTCAGgtaaagttgaactaccccttttatcTACAAATTCTGTAACAGCCATCAGCAGGCAGGGAAATTCCATTTTATGCAGCGCTCAGTCAGTATTTCCAGTGGTGCCACACAAGCCTAACAGTGGGTAAGTTGTAGTCCATTGCTAACTGCCACTTGATATGAAACTCCAGTGACCAACACTGCTTGAACTGCCATTCCAGGGTTTTCCCTCAGAGATTCTACATCTGCTGTTTGTAATTAATCCAACAAAATGATAAGCCAATGAAAAGGCAGGAAATGCACACAGCTTTTGTTATCCCTTCAGCAATATTTTTCTAAattcctaaaataataaaactagaTCTTTGCACTATAAATCGATATTAATATACTTTCTTATCCTGCTGTCATtacttctatatttttttaaacagctgaAATCAaggaaataagtatttttttctagaaatgcaataaaatatgcaCCTGCCATATGCAGATAATTAGCAGAACTTTCTTGGAACcatgactttgttttttttttgtaatcatagAAAACAAGGAAGGGACAAATTATAATGTTGTCATTACTGGGGTTAGTCtgacaaaaaaagagaaatgtagAGATATACAATTTACACACAGTTCAGAGATGCTTTAAAGCAGTAAATGAAATATGTCTTATGAAGGAACCGACCGCTTCACTCCACAATAAATAGAATGACTGTCATGCAGTAGGTATTACTGGAGAGACTACATTAGAGCCCAGGGGCATTCCAAGCTCCTGGTGGACAAGTCAATGCTATCTCCCTGTGCTTATGTTTTCTGTGTTGGATAAACCATTACCTGTGATTCAGTtatcagagctgtcaactttagGAATGCTGGCCCCGGGTAACTAAAGTTTTCCAGGTTTGTGACATCGGCGAATGAGACTTCAACGCATGCACAAAA from the Xenopus laevis strain J_2021 chromosome 9_10L, Xenopus_laevis_v10.1, whole genome shotgun sequence genome contains:
- the c9orf64.L gene encoding chromosome 9 open reading frame 64 L homeolog isoform X3 — protein: MAQPLPPREAGKFIAENSKDVFVEAAGVRSLAEKLFEKIGRNEITLKGWKSLHELNPQDSGEDAVNWVFFADTLNFSFWSESEEKKYMVKYKGKEYSGYWSICAAMNRTLDEGIPLTTASYYSSITLEQLKHVLRSDSDTPIPMIEERLEILHQTGKILMEKFGGSYLNCIRMSQNSAVKLMQLVVDNFPSYQDEGNFKGKTVAFYKRAQILVGDTWGVLEGKDDGCFHDIQNITMFADYRIPQALAHFGAMKYSEELLKKLKEGWLFRNGDVEEMEIRGCSIWAVELICEQLQKIFEKHGKPMSNEINPVLIDHFLWDYARDYRNEINAIPFHRVRCIYY
- the c9orf64.L gene encoding chromosome 9 open reading frame 64 L homeolog (The RefSeq protein has 1 substitution compared to this genomic sequence) — its product is MAQPLPPREAGKFIAENSKDVFVEAAGVRSLAEKLFEKIGRNEITLKGWKSLHELNPQDSGEDAVNWVFFADTLNFSFWSESEEKKYMVKYKGKEYSGYWSICAAMNRTLDEGIPLTTASYYSSITLEQLKHVLRSDSDTPIPMIEERLEILHQTGKILMEKFGGSYLNCIRMSRNSAVKLMQLVVDNFPSYQDEGNFKGKTVAFYKRAQILVGDTWGVLEGKDDGCFHDIQNITMFADYRIPQALAHFGAMKYSEELLKKLKEGWLFRNGDVEEMEIRGCSIWAVELICEQLQKIFEKHGKPMSNEINPVLIDHFLWDYARDYRNEINAIPFHRVRCIYY